The Sesamum indicum cultivar Zhongzhi No. 13 unplaced genomic scaffold, S_indicum_v1.0 C00660, whole genome shotgun sequence genome window below encodes:
- the LOC105155212 gene encoding uncharacterized protein LOC105155212, whose translation MADPADNKSSSSIMESKPLHPLHQIAGTPTHKLLLKQWLKEEELILNRISLKETQLDSTRKEITQLYSLFFVFHSTALLLLFSAASYGNGPHFCRKSWIPSLCSLFCSLGFIWAIRYKTDVEFHLEKMLEREKEDSSLLSKCVEELKRKGVEFDLLKEVDALRRAKSLRVESKPVRKWSARDFVTLFFFTVSCLVLGLTRVILCS comes from the coding sequence ATGGCCGATCCAGCCGATAacaaatcatcatcatcaataatgGAGTCGAAGCCTCTGCACCCGCTCCACCAGATCGCCGGAACCCCAACCCACAAGCTCCTCCTCAAGCAATGGCTGAAGGAGGAAGAGCTCATCCTCAACCGGATCTCCCTCAAAGAAACCCAATTGGATTCGACCCGGAAAGAAATCACTCAGCTCTACTCCCTTTTCTTCGTCTTTCACTCCACcgccctcctcctcctcttcagCGCCGCCTCATATGGAAACGGGCCCCATTTCTGCAGGAAATCATGGATCCCGTCTCTCTGCTCTCTCTTCTGCTCGCTTGGTTTCATATGGGCGATCAGGTACAAGACCGATGTGGAATTTCATCTGGAAAAGATGTTAGAGAGGGAGAAAGAGGACTCCTCGCTGCTGTCTAAGTGCGTGGAGGAGTTGAAGAGGAAGGGAGTGGAGTTTGATTTGCTGAAGGAGGTTGACGCCCTCCGGAGGGCCAAAAGTTTGCGGGTCGAATCCAAGCCTGTCCGGAAATGGTCAGCCCGGGATTTCGTGACCCTGTTTTTCTTTACTGTGTCTTGCTTGGTGTTGGGTCTCACCAGAGTTATATTGTGCAGTTAA